One window of Salegentibacter sp. Hel_I_6 genomic DNA carries:
- a CDS encoding bifunctional PIG-L family deacetylase/class I SAM-dependent methyltransferase, whose protein sequence is MTSFIQDFEKIPHLNIEGLYRDLGTVMVVAPHPDDESLGCGGIIAHLREQNAEVWVLFMTNGEASHQNSVTYPPKKLGSLRTREAEAACQILGVPKDHLLFLNAGDGKLKSYLQANSSILHKLTKLFQQKEIDTLFVPWRRDHHIDHLATSSLVRKAAGGLGLIIVEYPIWLWKKGTPEDWPKQNEILPFKLAIDSVKDKKHKAIMAHSSQTSTLIEDDPEGFILTEELLAPFLGNCEYFFFPSENKSAVTKTYFDELYAKDIDPWDFEKSAYEQEKYKNTLHAISQRKIKKALEIGCANGVFTALFAPHCKELIALELNESALENARKRCSQFSQCEFLQWDIAGGLPEGDFDAILLSEVGYYFQKDILHQIFKNIDRVLLPGGVFIMVHWTAYVRNYPLTGLQVHEIFEKNHSGTFKKVENQRYELYELVVWEKTEK, encoded by the coding sequence ATGACAAGTTTTATCCAGGATTTTGAAAAGATACCACATCTCAACATAGAGGGATTATATCGCGATTTAGGAACTGTAATGGTTGTAGCGCCGCATCCAGATGATGAAAGTTTAGGTTGTGGTGGTATTATAGCGCATTTAAGGGAACAAAATGCTGAAGTGTGGGTTCTTTTTATGACAAATGGTGAAGCCTCACATCAAAACTCTGTGACCTATCCTCCTAAGAAACTGGGTTCGTTGAGAACACGCGAAGCAGAAGCTGCCTGTCAAATTTTAGGAGTTCCTAAAGATCACCTTCTCTTTTTAAATGCCGGTGATGGAAAACTCAAATCATATTTACAAGCAAATAGTTCAATTCTCCATAAACTGACTAAATTATTTCAGCAGAAAGAAATTGATACACTTTTTGTTCCGTGGAGGAGAGATCATCATATAGACCATCTTGCAACTTCAAGCCTGGTGCGAAAAGCGGCTGGCGGCCTGGGTTTGATTATTGTTGAATATCCAATTTGGCTCTGGAAAAAAGGAACGCCGGAAGATTGGCCAAAGCAAAATGAAATTTTACCTTTTAAACTAGCTATAGATTCAGTAAAAGATAAAAAGCATAAAGCCATTATGGCTCACTCCAGCCAAACTTCAACATTAATTGAAGACGATCCTGAAGGTTTTATATTAACTGAAGAGCTATTAGCACCTTTCCTGGGTAATTGCGAATATTTCTTTTTTCCATCAGAAAACAAATCGGCAGTCACAAAAACTTATTTTGATGAACTTTATGCTAAAGATATAGATCCCTGGGATTTTGAGAAAAGTGCTTATGAACAGGAAAAATATAAAAATACCCTCCATGCTATTTCACAAAGGAAAATAAAAAAGGCACTTGAAATTGGTTGTGCGAATGGTGTGTTTACGGCCTTATTTGCTCCTCACTGTAAAGAATTGATAGCACTTGAACTTAATGAAAGCGCTTTAGAAAATGCCAGAAAACGTTGCTCTCAATTCTCGCAATGTGAATTCCTGCAATGGGATATTGCCGGGGGACTACCTGAAGGAGATTTTGATGCAATACTATTATCTGAAGTTGGTTACTATTTCCAAAAAGATATACTACACCAAATTTTTAAAAATATTGATAGGGTTTTATTGCCAGGTGGCGTGTTTATCATGGTTCACTGGACGGCTTACGTGCGTAACTATCCACTAACAGGTCTTCAAGTTCACGAGATTTTTGAAAAAAATCATTCTGGAACATTTAAAAAGGTCGAGAATCAACGTTACGAACTATATGAATTAGTCGTATGGGAAAAAACAGAAAAATAG
- a CDS encoding acyl-CoA dehydrogenase family protein, translated as MPEFSKINALCTQLPDDSRHFPKKIFTSLHKMGLLQISLPYTFQENEKQLSVFTYLFEIGKASLSVGRIYEGHINAIKLIEDYGSLTQQNFYFQKVKKGKLFGVWNTEKHAEVVTARKHKDSFYLEGAKTFCSGGLHIDYAIVTAEINTAKQLFIVPLKDFPQLKEDWTLWQPMGMKNSVSCRIDFTGIEISSENLLGRQNVYHEEPWFSGGAMRFAAVQLGGAEAVLISALDHLRLQKRTKDPYQQHRMGMMAIQIQSGKFWLEKSQKIYDFPEKYSPEEIVNFANMMRCAILEISENILSLAEHAIGVQGFMENHPLERLYRDLKVYLKQPGPDLALQNVGSFTFESYKL; from the coding sequence ATGCCAGAATTCTCAAAAATTAATGCGCTTTGTACCCAATTACCTGATGATTCTCGTCACTTCCCCAAAAAAATTTTTACCTCGCTGCATAAAATGGGTTTACTTCAAATTAGTTTACCATATACTTTTCAGGAGAATGAGAAGCAATTATCTGTTTTTACTTACTTGTTTGAAATAGGAAAAGCCAGCCTATCTGTTGGCCGCATTTACGAAGGGCATATAAACGCGATTAAGCTTATTGAAGACTATGGGTCTTTAACCCAGCAGAATTTTTATTTTCAGAAAGTTAAAAAAGGGAAATTATTTGGAGTATGGAACACCGAAAAACATGCTGAAGTCGTCACCGCCAGGAAGCATAAAGATTCATTTTATTTGGAAGGAGCAAAAACTTTCTGCTCTGGAGGGCTTCATATTGATTATGCAATAGTAACAGCTGAAATCAATACTGCCAAACAACTTTTTATAGTTCCACTCAAAGATTTTCCACAGTTGAAGGAAGACTGGACTTTATGGCAACCTATGGGAATGAAAAACTCTGTAAGCTGCCGAATAGATTTTACAGGAATTGAAATCTCTTCAGAAAATTTATTAGGCAGGCAAAACGTGTATCACGAGGAACCCTGGTTTTCAGGAGGAGCGATGCGTTTTGCGGCAGTTCAATTAGGCGGAGCTGAAGCCGTATTGATTTCAGCCTTAGATCATTTGAGATTGCAAAAAAGAACAAAAGATCCCTATCAACAACACCGTATGGGGATGATGGCCATACAAATTCAATCGGGCAAATTCTGGTTAGAAAAGTCGCAAAAAATATATGACTTCCCTGAAAAATATTCGCCTGAAGAAATAGTGAATTTTGCAAATATGATGAGATGTGCAATTTTAGAAATTTCAGAAAATATCCTTTCATTAGCCGAGCATGCTATAGGGGTACAGGGTTTTATGGAAAACCATCCACTAGAAAGGCTGTACCGTGACTTAAAAGTTTATTTGAAACAGCCCGGTCCAGATTTAGCCCTTCAAAATGTGGGTTCATTTACCTTCGAATCTTATAAATTATGA
- the gntA gene encoding guanitoxin biosynthesis heme-dependent pre-guanitoxin N-hydroxylase GntA, whose amino-acid sequence MMKKSLKSKYDEWILDENHPCLMAQTVFTQENIIIKDYKNIGQAATTEKLLKDLEDYIKGYDFESNDFQSFMAVFSDTKVTDEDEFEMSLWNQLSELKKIDNHPWDPTVSKNPEDDNFSFSLAGRAFYVVGLHPKSSRLARRSPYPSIAFNFHTQFEKLREMGVYHNVRDKIRERDISLQGSVNPMLEDFGENSEARQYSGKATDKDWVCPFHR is encoded by the coding sequence ATGATGAAGAAGAGCTTAAAATCTAAATATGATGAATGGATTCTTGATGAGAACCATCCGTGCCTAATGGCACAAACTGTTTTTACCCAGGAAAATATAATAATTAAGGATTATAAAAATATAGGGCAGGCAGCAACAACAGAAAAACTTTTAAAGGACCTGGAAGATTATATTAAAGGCTATGATTTTGAATCTAATGATTTTCAATCATTTATGGCCGTATTTTCTGACACTAAAGTTACTGATGAGGACGAATTTGAAATGAGTTTGTGGAACCAACTTTCAGAATTAAAGAAAATTGATAACCATCCCTGGGATCCTACGGTAAGTAAAAATCCGGAAGATGATAATTTTAGTTTCAGCCTCGCGGGACGTGCTTTTTATGTAGTAGGCTTGCATCCTAAAAGTTCCAGATTAGCAAGAAGAAGTCCTTATCCTTCTATAGCCTTTAATTTTCATACCCAGTTTGAGAAACTGCGTGAAATGGGAGTTTACCATAATGTTAGAGATAAGATTAGAGAACGTGATATCTCCTTACAAGGAAGTGTAAATCCTATGTTGGAAGATTTCGGGGAAAATAGTGAAGCCAGGCAATATAGCGGAAAAGCAACTGATAAAGATTGGGTATGTCCATTTCACCGGTAA
- a CDS encoding AraC family transcriptional regulator: MINIAIKGIAANEVITALSEGLDSDWKNNYGEYSLNIKADKGEGFISGINFPNGVGLYKFNLKLNDEYCLDFCSKQIQPFKFIYLTAGKIQHQFRDEDCTHNIKEGQSLILGANYKSGNKIYLPKNEDIQLILLDIDRKKFVEQLTFPLEDMEYIYHDIFADTNAIRTIYHHTQYSLKMSHLVNELNTINLKGIERTSFHGAKALELLTYMLMLYKDDSQNKDHQNILRQEDLKKIKHVIIKIDRNIEDVGNITSMATEAGISETKLREGFQILFNNTIHGYIQERRLEYAMKLLLKSDKTISEIVYAIGLNSRSHFSKIFKERYGVPPKTIRQNNKQ, encoded by the coding sequence ATGATTAATATTGCGATTAAGGGGATTGCTGCAAATGAAGTTATTACCGCACTATCTGAGGGATTAGATAGTGATTGGAAAAATAATTACGGAGAGTACTCCCTGAATATTAAAGCAGATAAAGGAGAAGGGTTTATCTCAGGAATAAACTTCCCTAATGGAGTGGGATTATATAAATTTAACCTGAAACTTAATGATGAATATTGCCTGGACTTCTGTTCTAAACAGATACAGCCCTTTAAATTTATCTATCTAACAGCGGGGAAGATTCAGCATCAATTTAGAGATGAAGACTGTACTCACAATATTAAGGAGGGACAATCTTTAATTCTGGGAGCCAATTATAAAAGTGGAAATAAAATATATCTTCCAAAAAATGAAGATATCCAACTTATTTTATTAGATATCGACCGAAAAAAATTTGTAGAACAACTCACTTTTCCCCTTGAAGATATGGAGTACATCTATCACGATATTTTTGCCGATACAAACGCAATAAGAACCATTTATCATCATACCCAATATAGCCTGAAGATGTCTCACCTGGTTAACGAACTGAATACCATAAATTTAAAAGGTATAGAACGAACCAGTTTCCATGGTGCTAAAGCATTAGAACTTCTAACTTATATGCTAATGCTATATAAAGACGATTCTCAAAATAAAGATCATCAAAATATTCTTAGACAGGAAGACCTAAAAAAAATAAAGCATGTTATTATCAAAATTGACAGGAATATTGAAGATGTAGGTAACATTACTTCAATGGCTACCGAGGCAGGAATTAGTGAAACTAAACTTAGGGAAGGCTTTCAAATTCTTTTCAATAATACAATCCACGGCTATATCCAGGAGAGAAGACTGGAATACGCTATGAAATTATTACTGAAAAGTGACAAAACTATTAGTGAGATTGTATATGCAATTGGCTTAAACAGCCGGAGCCATTTCTCCAAAATTTTTAAAGAGCGATATGGAGTGCCTCCAAAAACTATACGTCAAAATAATAAGCAATGA